The Streptomyces sp. NBC_00775 genome includes the window CCGAGCGCTCCTCGCCGGTCTTCTTCAGCCGGCCCAGGCGGTGGGCCAGGCACTCCAGGGCCTCGACCAGCCACGGTTCGCCGATGGCCGCATTCCGCTCGGCCAGCGTGCGGCTCACGGCGACGGCCTGCTCCGCGGTCTCGCGCGCCCGGGGATGGTCACCGGTCACGTCCTGGCACCGGGCCAGGTCGGTCAGGAGCCGGGCACGCAGGGGCAGCATGATCTCCGGGTAGATCCACGCGGGGAACTCGTCCGTCGCTTCCCGGGCCTCGGCTCCGACCTCGACGGCCTCGCCGTACCGACCGAGCGCGCGCAGTCCGCCGGTCAGCTCGGCCAGCACGCGGGGCTTCACCAGCTGCACGCGTTGCTGCTGTCCGAACGACATGTCCCGAAGCAGCCCGGCGCACTCCTCGTAGACAGCGACGGACTCCTCCGCACGACCGAGGCCGCCCAGCACCAAGGCGTAGGTGCGCAGGGCGCCGGCAAGGGTTCCCAGTGACCTGTCCCGGCGCCGGGACACGGCATGCCGGTACGCCGCCACGCATTCCCGGGCCGCCTCCAAAGCCTCCTCGAGCGGGCCGGCCTCGGTCAGCGTCTGAGCTCGGGTGTGCAGGACAGAGGCGGTCTGGGCCCGGGACGTTCGGGCGCCAGGGACCGTCAGGGACTCGTCGGCCGCCATCAGCGCGTCCTGATGACGGCCGGCCAGGAGCAGCGCGCCGGCGTACAGGGCAAGGGCGCGGGCCAAGCCGTCCCGGTCACGTCGCCGAGGGTGCTCACCCGCGAGAAGGACGCGGTACGCGGCGACGGCCTCCGCGCTCCATGCGAGGCGTCGTGCCGGCGGCTGTGGCCGCATCCACACCCACCCGGGTGTGAGGCACCGCAGCAGCGCGGCGCCGAGCAACGGCCGACCCACCCGCGGGCTGACCCGGGCCAGCGCGCGCGGCAGGGGCAGCAGGATCCGCACCACACCCATCCGCTCCCCCTCACCCCTCATGCCCATGACGATCGGGCCCGCTCCCTGGTTGCACGCCGGCTGCCATGAGTTCCACAGTCGTTGTCCGCCACCGATCACCGAGGGGTGTCACGCGGTCGGCACCCTGTCCGCGGTGGGCGAGGGCGAGCGCGGGTGGGCGCCGCGATGACGGAGCTGGTCGCCGCCTGCCTACGGTCGCTCGAAGACGGCCCGGTGTCCTCGGGCGCGCCCCCCGACGTGGTGGCGCTGTTCGCGGG containing:
- a CDS encoding tetratricopeptide repeat protein, yielding MRGEGERMGVVRILLPLPRALARVSPRVGRPLLGAALLRCLTPGWVWMRPQPPARRLAWSAEAVAAYRVLLAGEHPRRRDRDGLARALALYAGALLLAGRHQDALMAADESLTVPGARTSRAQTASVLHTRAQTLTEAGPLEEALEAARECVAAYRHAVSRRRDRSLGTLAGALRTYALVLGGLGRAEESVAVYEECAGLLRDMSFGQQQRVQLVKPRVLAELTGGLRALGRYGEAVEVGAEAREATDEFPAWIYPEIMLPLRARLLTDLARCQDVTGDHPRARETAEQAVAVSRTLAERNAAIGEPWLVEALECLAHRLGRLKKTGEERSALRELADLCTRLAVSSPEVYEPRLAQALDDLAFCCEAEGADREAVEAGEQSVAAYRSAAERSPQTYEPELARALANLSIRYYGTGSPDAAVAAGREALAITRRLAESDWDTYQPLTPRRLRVLARALRHAGDDAGALACYEEAETILRELMEGTDPERYEAGLAVTLSALATTLRTAAKAHLTGDRVDEAVTALRSLLALTRRTDQTDVHAACLTAFAVARAQAPDEVRSAWQRVTADPYPSFVYRIPAAHKASATN